A single Pseudomonas sp. DC1.2 DNA region contains:
- a CDS encoding transporter associated domain-containing protein: protein MDDLPIGPMLTVVALLILWSGLFTAVEVAQQHLLAQRTASRASDKPVAKLSFPLNSLILCNTLCRAMAMVISTLLAVFTWAQNGPWVAALGAGAILLVFADYLPRTLALRFPDAVLALGNTLLGAPLKIIYPIAWLISGISQLLMRPFARKVKIVQQSEDEAPVDRHDDHEQAASRAHPLSGIHALDNITVNDILVPRSDVDGINLDDTIEEIIEQLRKNRRTRLPVFHSDINQVEAVLNTRQIRHLLPDASLTLEALLAASHEPYFVPESTPLQLQLLNFHKQQRRLGMVVDEYGEVLGIVTLEDILEEIVGEFESEHSLDNPHIHPQADGRLVIDGAASIRELNKSLGWHLPSDGPKTLNGLVTEALETIPDSAVCLKIGRYRLEILETEDNRVSRVLIWHTSSVAALSKT, encoded by the coding sequence ATGGACGACTTGCCCATAGGGCCAATGCTCACAGTGGTGGCTCTGCTGATTTTATGGTCGGGGTTATTTACCGCCGTCGAAGTCGCGCAGCAGCACCTGCTGGCGCAACGCACCGCTTCGCGTGCCAGCGACAAGCCGGTGGCAAAACTGAGTTTTCCGCTCAACAGCCTGATCCTGTGCAACACCCTCTGCCGGGCGATGGCGATGGTCATCAGCACCCTGCTGGCGGTGTTTACCTGGGCCCAGAACGGTCCATGGGTGGCCGCTCTCGGTGCTGGCGCGATCCTGCTGGTGTTTGCCGACTATCTGCCGCGCACCCTGGCCCTGCGCTTTCCGGATGCAGTCCTGGCCCTGGGCAATACCTTGCTCGGTGCGCCGCTAAAAATAATCTATCCGATCGCCTGGCTGATCAGTGGCATCAGCCAGTTGCTGATGCGACCGTTCGCCCGCAAAGTCAAAATCGTGCAACAGAGCGAAGACGAAGCACCGGTTGATCGCCACGACGATCACGAACAGGCCGCCAGCCGTGCCCACCCACTGTCGGGCATCCACGCGCTGGACAACATCACGGTCAATGACATCCTGGTGCCACGCAGTGACGTCGACGGCATTAACCTCGACGACACCATCGAAGAGATCATCGAGCAACTGCGCAAAAACCGACGCACTCGCCTGCCGGTGTTCCATAGCGATATCAATCAGGTCGAAGCGGTGCTCAACACCCGACAGATCCGCCACCTGCTACCGGATGCCAGCCTGACCTTAGAAGCACTGCTGGCAGCCAGCCACGAACCGTACTTCGTACCGGAAAGCACCCCGCTGCAATTGCAGTTGCTGAATTTTCACAAACAGCAGCGACGCCTGGGCATGGTGGTGGATGAATACGGCGAAGTGCTGGGCATCGTGACCCTGGAAGATATTCTCGAAGAAATCGTCGGCGAGTTCGAAAGCGAGCACAGCCTGGACAACCCGCACATCCACCCACAGGCCGATGGCCGACTGGTGATCGATGGGGCGGCGTCGATTCGCGAATTGAACAAGAGCCTGGGCTGGCACCTGCCCAGCGACGGTCCGAAAACCCTGAACGGGTTAGTGACCGAAGCACTGGAAACCATTCCGGACAGCGCGGTATGCCTGAAAATCGGGCGTTATCGGCTG
- a CDS encoding cytochrome C assembly family protein, producing the protein MLPLSPSLLTSLAAACLYAAATLYQGTRLANGAKVNKRLLVTLGILAVLAHSASLFAHLRTPIGLGLDFFSAASLIAAAVIALTLLACSRIPVENLLVLLFPLGAATVLLAQFAPAGTVQIIDEEPGILAHILLSILAYGMFTIAVFQALLLLVQDHQLKNKHPSGLIKNFPPLQTMESLLFGFLWAGWSLLSLSLLSGWLFVENLFAQHLVHKTLLACLAWIVFSVLLWGRTRLGWRGHKAIRWTLAGFCLLMLAYFGSKLVREYILHI; encoded by the coding sequence ATGCTCCCCTTGTCACCCAGTTTGCTGACCTCTCTCGCCGCCGCCTGCTTATATGCCGCTGCGACCCTCTATCAGGGCACACGCCTGGCCAACGGCGCCAAGGTGAACAAGCGCCTGCTGGTTACGCTCGGCATCCTCGCCGTGCTCGCCCACAGCGCCAGCTTGTTCGCCCATTTGCGGACGCCGATCGGCCTGGGCCTGGACTTCTTCAGCGCCGCCAGCCTGATCGCCGCTGCGGTCATCGCGTTGACGCTGCTGGCCTGCTCCAGAATTCCGGTCGAGAACCTGCTGGTCTTGCTGTTCCCGTTAGGGGCTGCAACGGTGCTTCTGGCACAGTTCGCCCCGGCTGGCACGGTGCAGATCATCGATGAAGAGCCGGGCATTCTCGCGCACATCCTGCTGTCGATCCTCGCCTACGGCATGTTCACCATCGCGGTGTTCCAGGCCCTGCTGCTGCTGGTGCAAGATCACCAACTCAAAAACAAGCACCCATCCGGCCTGATCAAGAACTTCCCTCCGCTGCAAACCATGGAAAGTCTGTTGTTCGGCTTCCTCTGGGCCGGCTGGAGCCTGCTGTCGCTGTCGCTGCTCTCTGGCTGGCTGTTCGTCGAGAACCTGTTCGCCCAGCACTTGGTACACAAGACGTTGTTGGCCTGCCTGGCCTGGATTGTCTTCAGCGTACTGCTGTGGGGGCGCACCCGCCTAGGCTGGCGTGGACACAAGGCTATCCGCTGGACCCTCGCCGGTTTCTGCCTGCTGATGCTGGCGTATTTCGGCAGCAAGCTGGTCCGTGAATACATCCTGCACATCTGA
- the ffh gene encoding signal recognition particle protein — protein MFENLTDRLSQTLRHVTGKAKLTEDNIKDTLREVRMALLEADVALPVVKDFVNSVKERAVGTEVSRSLTPGQAFVKIVQAELESLMGAANEDLNLSAVPPAVVLMAGLQGAGKTTTAGKLARFLKERKKKSVMVVSADVYRPAAIKQLEMLAAEVGVTFFPSDLSQKPVDIAQAAIKEARLKFIDVVIVDTAGRLHIDEEMMGEIKALHAAINPVETLFVVDAMTGQDAANTAKAFGDALPLTGVILTKVDGDARGGAALSVRAITGKPIKFIGMGEKSEALEPFHPERIASRILGMGDVLSLIEQAEQTLDKDKAEKLAKKLKKGKGFDLEDFRDQLQQMKNMGGLGGLMDKLPSMGGVNLAQMGNAQSAAEKQFKQMEAIINSMTPAERRDPDLISGSRKRRISMGSGTQVQDIGRLIKQHKQMQKMMKKFSAKGGMAKMMRGMGGMLPGGGMPKR, from the coding sequence ATGTTTGAAAACTTAACCGACCGTCTCTCGCAGACGCTGCGCCATGTCACCGGCAAGGCCAAGCTGACCGAGGACAATATTAAAGACACCCTGCGCGAAGTGCGCATGGCGTTGCTTGAAGCCGACGTCGCCCTGCCGGTGGTCAAGGACTTCGTCAATTCGGTCAAGGAACGTGCAGTCGGCACCGAGGTGTCGCGCAGCCTGACGCCAGGCCAGGCGTTCGTGAAGATCGTCCAGGCCGAGCTTGAAAGCCTGATGGGCGCGGCCAACGAAGACTTGAACCTGAGTGCCGTTCCACCGGCGGTTGTATTGATGGCTGGTTTGCAGGGCGCGGGTAAAACTACTACCGCCGGCAAGCTTGCGCGCTTCCTTAAAGAGCGCAAAAAGAAGAGTGTCATGGTTGTGTCCGCTGACGTTTATCGTCCAGCGGCGATCAAACAACTGGAAATGCTGGCCGCCGAAGTCGGCGTGACCTTCTTCCCGTCAGACCTGAGCCAGAAGCCGGTCGACATCGCGCAAGCGGCTATTAAAGAAGCCAGGCTCAAATTCATTGATGTGGTGATCGTCGATACCGCCGGTCGTCTACACATCGACGAAGAGATGATGGGCGAGATCAAGGCGTTGCATGCCGCGATCAACCCGGTAGAAACACTGTTCGTGGTCGACGCAATGACCGGTCAGGACGCCGCCAACACGGCCAAGGCCTTCGGTGATGCGCTGCCGCTGACCGGTGTGATCCTGACCAAGGTCGATGGCGATGCCCGTGGCGGTGCCGCGTTGTCGGTCCGCGCCATCACCGGTAAGCCGATCAAGTTCATTGGTATGGGCGAGAAGAGCGAAGCGCTCGAACCGTTCCACCCTGAGCGTATTGCCTCGCGCATCCTTGGCATGGGGGACGTGCTCAGTCTGATCGAACAGGCTGAACAGACACTCGACAAGGACAAGGCCGAAAAACTGGCCAAGAAGCTGAAGAAGGGCAAGGGCTTCGATCTCGAAGACTTCCGCGATCAGTTGCAACAGATGAAAAACATGGGTGGCCTCGGCGGCCTCATGGACAAGTTGCCAAGCATGGGCGGCGTGAACCTGGCGCAAATGGGCAATGCTCAGAGCGCGGCAGAGAAGCAGTTCAAGCAGATGGAAGCCATCATCAACTCCATGACCCCGGCCGAGCGCCGTGACCCTGACCTGATCAGCGGTTCGCGCAAACGTCGGATTTCCATGGGCTCCGGCACTCAGGTGCAGGACATCGGTCGCTTGATCAAGCAGCACAAGCAGATGCAGAAGATGATGAAAAAGTTTTCCGCCAAAGGTGGAATGGCCAAAATGATGCGCGGCATGGGCGGTATGTTGCCCGGCGGCGGTATGCCTAAGCGTTAA